The window TCGCGCTTGTGGATATAGCGGCCGGAGGCATTGGCCTGCCAGATCTCCACGAGCTGTCCCGCTACGGGGCGGCCATCGCCGTCGAGGACGCGGCCGGCCACAATGATGCGCTCACCCTGCGGCTCACCGTTGTGCTGGATGGTCAGGTCCGATTCCAGCGCGTGCACGTCCTGGTGGCCGAACGCGGGCGAATAGAGCTCGATTGTCTCCGGGTCCGCGTGGTGCAGGCTCTTGGTGGGGTGGCGCAGGATGCTGCTGCGGTAAGGCGAGTAGTCCAGTCGCGGCATGGTTTCCGGGCCCCGACCGTTCTTGACGGCGTCAGCGTAGCGATCGCCGATGGCCTTGATCTCAGCACTGAGATCCGCTTGGGTTTCCACCTTCTTGGGGGAAGCGTGCGCGGCGTGTGGCTCAGCGGCGGGCACGAGCTCCTCGGATTCGAGCGCCTGTGCTGTCTGTTCGTGTGGCACGGCCGGCTCCTTTCGTTTGACGGTTCTTGTTGGTTTGCGGGGCGGCGGTGGGCTTAGCGGTTGTGGGCTACACCCGGTGGAGCGAGTCGTATTGGACGGCGTGGCGCACCGGAGCGTTGGGCGCCCCGTAGCCGTCATAGCTGCCTCGACGCTCCACCATTTCGAAGAACACACTGCCCACAGTGGCCGTGTAGAAGTGGAGGAATTCGCCGTTGGCGTCCCGGTCATACAGGAGGTTGAGCTTCTTGAGGGTGGCCAGGACGCCGGGTTCAAGATCGAACCGCGCGTCCAGGTCCTCGTAGTAGTTGGCCGGAATCTGCAGGAACTCGAGGCCGCGATCGCGGGCGGACCGGGCAGTTGCCACGAGGTCGTCCACGGCAAAGGCAATGTGTTCCTGGTACGTTTTGCGGGCTTTTTCTTGTGCCTGCTGTGCGGGCGCCAGGTTCAGGACCAGCCTGACCGCGCCGTTGCTGGTCTCCATGACCTGCGAGCGGACCAAGCCGCTGGGGCTGGGCACCTCGGCGAACGGCTGGGGTTCCAAAGCCAAAGCACTGGTGTAAAAGAGGACGGCTTCGTCAAAGTGCTGCCACGGCTGGGCCAGATTGACGTGGTCAATGACTGCGTTC is drawn from Arthrobacter sp. 31Y and contains these coding sequences:
- the pcaH gene encoding protocatechuate 3,4-dioxygenase subunit beta, which produces MPHEQTAQALESEELVPAAEPHAAHASPKKVETQADLSAEIKAIGDRYADAVKNGRGPETMPRLDYSPYRSSILRHPTKSLHHADPETIELYSPAFGHQDVHALESDLTIQHNGEPQGERIIVAGRVLDGDGRPVAGQLVEIWQANASGRYIHKRDQHPAPLDPNFTGVGRCITGDDGSYSFTTIKPGAYPWKNHLNAWRPAHIHFSMFGSEFTQRIVTQMYFPGDQLFPLDPIYQSIVDQDARDRLVAEYDHELTSPEWALGYKWDIILTGSKRTWTENEAYGDAGDEE